A stretch of Borrelia turcica IST7 DNA encodes these proteins:
- the bamA gene encoding outer membrane protein assembly factor BamA, whose translation MKSFKIFIFIFFFLFPISLVYSQTKYEGKIIKSIDFNGLKNIKERDLASILNPYLGQIYSNEVFDKLQVDLYALDYFDGLIRPEFKVDDDKLFITFFVKEKSLVKTVSFVDNSKVFWNSELRDKSNVKVNESLNLANVKRSVVKFEEMYREAGYLDVSVKYETKEENNLVDIVFEINAGAKYVVKEVDFEGNLNFKSSTLRKYLASRTASLFSDGKYLKSNIDKDKVQLESFYKNNGYINVKVVDNTVDIREPSDPGKMEKEVFLKYFISEGNVFKFGKLEISGNLVFSLEELQSLITLREGDIFNDAKFEQDFAKVREKYYSDGYIFTEILPSRTMRGEFVDYLIKIVEKDKAHIESINISGNKKTASHVILREIPLMEGDVFSLEKFRMGMLNLQRLGYFGNVVPDIAQSNIDGLMKINFSVEERETASFRFGMNFGGFSNSWFPFSLFGQWEQSNFLGEGYSLSARLNLAFSEQSFRLSFEDYWFMQTRWTFGGFLDFSHSINTAYQDINGPIFTGKKEVPDPFESWEEYHNAKNFSDFNIMNYSLVKLSLALVTGYTFSNYLGKQTFTGTVQSALKYVYYDNSVNRPSSYYLRDNYNTIRFENSLGLGIAWDTRNSQSLSNDGFLLKQQFDFFGGFLFGQSHFTKSTTTFERYFSLLGYQDIFTPYFDLILTLRSVYTNILPPLGNGFETEIQPHHFITISENFMIARGWGTLKNIYSSFVNTIQLSMPVIKNILVWDALFLDIAAYSLEEKENALFVPFSSFMFSWGFGVRSLLPQLPLSLVIAYPFYFDNRGVNKHYDYYSGFKFFLAIDMRY comes from the coding sequence ATGAAGTCTTTTAAGATTTTTATTTTTATATTTTTTTTCTTATTTCCTATTAGTTTAGTTTATTCTCAGACTAAATATGAGGGTAAGATTATAAAAAGTATTGATTTTAATGGACTTAAAAATATAAAAGAAAGGGATCTTGCCTCTATTTTAAATCCTTATTTGGGGCAAATTTATTCTAATGAAGTTTTTGATAAGTTACAGGTTGATCTTTATGCTCTTGATTATTTTGATGGACTTATTAGACCTGAGTTTAAGGTAGATGATGATAAACTTTTTATTACATTCTTTGTAAAGGAAAAGTCTTTAGTAAAGACTGTTTCTTTTGTTGATAATAGTAAAGTTTTTTGGAATAGTGAGCTTCGTGATAAGTCAAATGTCAAGGTAAATGAGTCTTTAAATCTTGCAAATGTTAAGAGAAGTGTTGTTAAGTTTGAAGAGATGTACAGAGAAGCTGGATATCTTGATGTTTCTGTTAAATATGAGACAAAGGAAGAAAATAATTTAGTAGATATTGTATTTGAAATAAATGCTGGTGCTAAGTATGTTGTTAAAGAGGTCGATTTTGAGGGAAATTTGAACTTTAAGAGTAGTACTCTTAGGAAATATTTAGCATCAAGAACAGCTTCTTTATTTTCTGATGGAAAATATTTAAAGTCAAATATTGATAAAGATAAGGTTCAACTTGAGTCTTTTTATAAGAATAATGGATATATTAATGTTAAGGTTGTAGATAATACTGTGGATATACGAGAACCTAGTGATCCTGGTAAAATGGAAAAAGAAGTTTTTTTGAAATATTTTATTTCAGAAGGCAATGTTTTTAAATTTGGTAAGCTTGAAATTTCTGGTAATTTGGTTTTTAGTTTAGAGGAGTTACAGTCTTTAATTACCCTAAGGGAAGGAGATATTTTTAATGATGCAAAATTTGAGCAGGACTTTGCTAAAGTTAGGGAAAAGTATTATTCAGATGGATACATATTTACAGAGATTTTGCCTTCTAGAACAATGAGGGGAGAATTTGTAGATTATTTAATTAAGATAGTAGAAAAAGATAAAGCTCATATTGAATCTATTAATATTTCGGGGAATAAGAAAACAGCTTCTCATGTAATACTTAGAGAAATACCTCTAATGGAGGGAGATGTTTTTAGTTTGGAAAAATTTAGAATGGGAATGCTTAATTTACAAAGACTTGGTTATTTTGGAAATGTTGTCCCTGATATTGCACAGAGTAATATTGATGGTTTGATGAAAATAAATTTTTCCGTTGAGGAGAGGGAAACAGCAAGCTTCAGGTTTGGTATGAATTTTGGTGGGTTTAGTAACTCTTGGTTTCCATTTTCATTGTTTGGGCAGTGGGAGCAATCTAATTTTTTAGGTGAAGGATATTCTTTATCGGCAAGACTTAATCTTGCATTCTCAGAACAAAGTTTTAGATTATCATTTGAAGATTATTGGTTTATGCAGACTAGATGGACTTTTGGAGGATTTCTTGATTTTTCACATTCTATAAATACGGCCTACCAAGATATTAATGGACCTATTTTTACGGGTAAAAAGGAAGTACCAGATCCTTTTGAGAGTTGGGAAGAGTATCATAATGCAAAGAATTTTTCAGATTTTAATATTATGAATTATTCTTTGGTAAAATTGAGCTTAGCTTTAGTTACTGGATACACTTTTTCTAATTACCTTGGCAAGCAAACATTTACTGGTACTGTGCAATCTGCTTTAAAATATGTATATTATGATAATAGTGTTAATAGGCCTTCAAGCTATTACTTAAGGGACAATTATAATACTATTAGGTTTGAAAATTCTCTTGGACTTGGTATTGCGTGGGATACAAGAAATTCTCAATCTTTATCTAATGATGGGTTTTTGCTTAAACAGCAATTTGATTTTTTTGGTGGGTTTTTATTTGGGCAGAGCCACTTTACAAAATCCACGACAACATTTGAAAGGTATTTCTCTCTTTTAGGATATCAAGATATTTTTACTCCCTATTTTGACTTAATATTGACTCTAAGAAGTGTTTATACAAATATTTTACCACCTCTTGGGAATGGTTTTGAAACAGAAATACAACCACACCACTTTATAACTATTAGTGAAAACTTTATGATAGCAAGAGGATGGGGGACTTTAAAAAATATTTATAGTTCATTTGTTAATACTATTCAGTTATCAATGCCTGTGATTAAGAATATTTTAGTTTGGGATGCTTTGTTTTTGGATATAGCTGCATATTCTTTGGAAGAGAAGGAAAATGCTTTATTTGTTCCATTTAGTAGTTTTATGTTTAGTTGGGGATTTGGGGTTAGAAGTTTATTGCCTCAGTTGCCTTTATCTTTAGTTATAGCTTATCCATTTTATTTTGATAATAGGGGTGTTAATAAACATTATGATTACTATTCAGGGTTTAAATTTTTCTTAGCAATTGATATGAGATATTGA
- a CDS encoding translocation/assembly module TamB domain-containing protein, whose amino-acid sequence MNLFFVRSKVSLAFFCSVLTFISILVIFILFIQVQVYSARFLVISYLELKSGFKIKYDQIAPYFFSSIKIDNLELSLNDQDKILMSTVKINLDLFKLILGDKNIILDVFVEGSTLNFDLNDLKLLKSSSSGSGEFELNDDKFNSHAIIGKISDYLDKLHINMEDININLKLSSDKFLKFQVKSFALKTIDDDFLYSSIVDFSSFSDLKEDVINESSLSSTFYFEGKFKKDLEDGYVNISFLEFNTSSFSLLDQGFQINYSKGNLEVFNLRRENLDFNLSYNANKKFLRLDALFFDINLLNWIRLNESFNVYRDYFDINLNGQLAFSYDFKDEDLRYAFLLNSSSQDSTINKEIQGVRIQLKGNERIVNIQNAFLKLKRGFINYKGYYSLEDFVPIGRLDFRSARILNFRDINGHLDFSEEQKDFLVKSDNFRIGNLKIQNLNLKTHFSQDKTYINYLINFKNNSSKILLKGDFDKENFRFNLGVKEFPLFFVNDLLPESMITNFIPEHLLSGKYLNLTSDFYLNTLDYAKTKLNSLNFSIASKLDDFNLMFDASGEKDIYKVKNFNYKSGDYNVNSIFLIHLFNDRLKITTDFSYLNKNYPFYLEFNFKDKHVNLEFSPKAKASLNYANSMIVYSLNVDDFRFHNKDSDILLNINSYGNYERISNDLSVTINKFRVDKISDTPAYNLNFSFEGLYKNKEINLLNIRFVNKYSSLQGQGHFDLNDKLSGEINLFSNLSSERYFLGVNSNEDGNYVLGRFQGLDFDNFKFLSFLNGKANGNFILNFKDNDLFNYSLNAYLETDGLSLIGIPTYFSLKLGLVDNNLNVYNIKARQNKREILTGSFRYDIKNSIGVSNLNIDSDLFSSRVEASFQKFENKEEEELGILKRETEGEISFRDVKYKDNNLSNLTIEFKNNLEKFSAASIEYDLINVLYEYIDGNFNVRLGDYLPLSFEASGKILQNKINGNIQDIKFDSELITKDFLNSASLFNINEHFILYDINLSGELSIDGDLYNPNLNGELNVVNGSISTEYLKSSRQHGKSRILELVNVPILVQDNKLILDNSFNLSYYSDVNVSASLNLNFLSDTIVDYYKIDIDVPSGSGVPIKFDKVTINFIGYASGNFFIEGNSEEIVFRGNLNISNSWVYLLENSIFDFLMDPFKRTKGARTTDVNSKDFDIVTDLEINFDSNVTFHWPDNKISFLSVTVAKDNNLIIKSDTKTDDFMLKGDLNIASGSVNYNNKKFVFKGGSYISFNENKIKFDPWVGIEATNTIKDGSEKLLVTMSMDGPLSLWNLKFVSYPVRTEQEIKYLLSSAIIGGEHGLQSAGTNTAEIAIGLANDILVDLVVQPIEDYVRSVLKLDLLSIKTDILRNAIGILGNPTFASFLDNTSVEVGKYFANGVFGKAGFGFLKEQVTPFSQNLNFSVNFGIELDSPFFFVDYIFDYDFMKNGLHGIGNKISISWRFKY is encoded by the coding sequence ATGAATTTATTTTTTGTGAGAAGTAAGGTTTCTTTAGCATTTTTTTGCTCAGTTTTAACTTTTATATCAATTCTTGTAATTTTTATTTTATTTATACAAGTTCAGGTTTATTCTGCAAGATTTTTGGTCATAAGTTATCTTGAATTGAAATCTGGGTTTAAAATAAAATATGATCAAATTGCGCCTTATTTTTTCTCTTCAATAAAGATAGATAATCTAGAATTGAGTTTAAATGACCAAGACAAAATATTAATGAGTACGGTTAAGATAAATTTGGACTTATTTAAACTGATACTAGGAGATAAAAATATTATTTTAGATGTTTTTGTAGAAGGTAGTACTCTAAATTTTGATTTAAATGATTTGAAGCTTTTGAAGTCTTCAAGTTCAGGTTCTGGTGAGTTTGAACTAAATGATGATAAATTCAATAGCCATGCAATTATCGGTAAAATCTCTGATTATCTGGATAAGCTCCATATTAATATGGAAGACATCAATATTAATCTCAAATTAAGTTCAGATAAATTCTTAAAATTTCAAGTTAAGAGTTTTGCATTAAAAACAATTGATGATGATTTTTTATATAGTTCTATTGTTGATTTTAGTTCTTTTTCGGATTTAAAAGAAGATGTTATTAATGAGAGTTCTTTGAGCTCGACATTTTATTTTGAAGGTAAGTTTAAAAAGGATCTTGAAGATGGATATGTTAATATCAGTTTTTTGGAATTTAATACAAGTTCTTTTTCTTTACTTGACCAGGGTTTCCAAATAAATTATTCAAAGGGAAATCTTGAAGTATTTAATCTTAGAAGAGAAAATTTGGATTTTAATTTAAGTTATAATGCTAATAAAAAATTTTTAAGGCTAGATGCTTTATTTTTTGATATCAATCTTTTGAACTGGATAAGACTTAATGAAAGTTTTAATGTTTATAGAGATTATTTTGATATAAATTTGAATGGTCAATTAGCATTTTCCTATGATTTTAAAGATGAAGATTTAAGATATGCATTTTTATTAAATTCATCCTCACAAGACAGCACGATAAATAAAGAGATTCAGGGAGTAAGAATACAACTTAAAGGTAATGAGAGAATTGTAAATATACAGAATGCTTTTTTAAAACTTAAGAGGGGTTTTATTAATTATAAGGGTTACTACTCTTTAGAGGATTTCGTGCCAATAGGAAGGCTTGATTTTAGGTCTGCAAGAATACTAAATTTTAGAGATATTAATGGGCATTTAGATTTTAGTGAAGAACAGAAAGATTTTTTGGTAAAATCTGATAATTTTAGAATTGGTAATCTTAAAATTCAAAATTTAAATCTTAAAACACATTTCTCTCAAGATAAAACTTATATTAATTATTTGATAAATTTTAAAAATAATAGTTCTAAAATTCTATTAAAAGGGGATTTTGATAAGGAAAATTTTAGATTTAATTTGGGTGTTAAAGAATTCCCTTTGTTTTTCGTAAATGATCTTCTTCCAGAATCTATGATTACTAATTTTATTCCTGAGCATTTATTGTCGGGTAAGTATTTAAATTTAACTTCGGATTTTTATTTAAATACTCTGGATTATGCTAAGACTAAGTTAAATAGCCTTAATTTTTCTATTGCTTCAAAATTAGATGATTTTAATTTAATGTTTGATGCTAGTGGGGAAAAAGATATTTATAAGGTGAAGAACTTTAATTATAAGAGTGGCGATTATAATGTAAATTCTATTTTTTTAATACATTTGTTTAATGATAGATTAAAGATCACTACGGATTTTAGTTATTTAAATAAGAATTATCCTTTTTATCTTGAGTTTAATTTCAAAGATAAGCATGTTAATCTTGAATTTTCTCCTAAGGCAAAAGCTAGTTTAAATTATGCTAATTCAATGATAGTTTATTCTTTAAATGTTGATGATTTTCGGTTTCATAATAAAGATTCTGATATTTTATTAAATATTAATTCTTATGGAAATTACGAGAGAATTAGTAATGATTTAAGTGTTACAATCAATAAATTTAGAGTGGATAAGATTTCAGATACTCCGGCTTATAATCTTAATTTTAGTTTTGAGGGTTTATATAAGAATAAAGAAATTAATCTTTTAAATATTAGATTTGTAAATAAGTATTCAAGTTTACAAGGACAGGGGCATTTTGATTTAAATGATAAGCTTAGTGGTGAGATAAACTTATTTTCGAATTTGAGTTCGGAACGTTATTTTTTGGGTGTTAATTCTAATGAGGATGGCAATTATGTTTTGGGTAGGTTTCAGGGATTGGATTTTGATAATTTTAAATTTTTGTCGTTCTTAAATGGAAAAGCTAATGGTAATTTTATCCTTAATTTTAAGGATAATGATTTATTTAATTATTCTCTTAATGCATATCTTGAAACAGATGGACTGTCTTTAATAGGTATTCCTACATATTTTTCTTTGAAATTGGGTTTAGTTGACAATAATCTTAATGTTTATAACATAAAAGCAAGACAAAATAAAAGAGAAATTCTTACAGGTAGTTTTAGATATGATATTAAAAATTCTATTGGAGTTTCTAATTTAAATATTGATAGTGATCTTTTTTCTTCAAGAGTAGAAGCAAGTTTTCAAAAATTTGAAAATAAGGAGGAGGAAGAACTTGGTATTTTAAAGAGAGAAACGGAAGGGGAAATTTCTTTTAGAGACGTAAAATATAAAGATAATAATCTTTCTAATCTTACAATTGAATTTAAAAACAACCTTGAGAAATTTAGTGCAGCATCAATTGAATATGACCTTATTAATGTTTTATATGAATATATTGATGGCAATTTTAATGTTAGGCTTGGTGATTATTTGCCTCTTAGCTTTGAAGCATCGGGTAAAATTTTACAGAATAAAATTAATGGGAATATCCAAGATATTAAATTTGATTCAGAGTTGATTACAAAAGATTTCTTAAATTCGGCATCTCTTTTTAATATTAATGAGCATTTTATTCTTTATGATATTAATTTAAGTGGTGAATTGAGTATTGATGGTGATTTATACAATCCAAATCTTAATGGGGAGCTTAATGTAGTAAATGGTTCAATTAGTACTGAATATCTGAAATCTTCTAGACAGCATGGAAAGAGTAGAATTTTAGAGTTAGTTAATGTACCAATTTTGGTTCAAGATAATAAGCTAATCTTAGATAATAGCTTTAATTTAAGCTATTATTCGGATGTTAATGTATCTGCTAGTCTTAATCTGAATTTTTTAAGTGATACTATTGTTGATTATTATAAGATAGATATTGATGTGCCTAGTGGCTCTGGAGTGCCTATTAAATTTGATAAGGTAACTATAAATTTTATTGGTTATGCATCGGGTAACTTTTTTATTGAGGGTAATTCTGAAGAGATTGTGTTTAGGGGAAATCTAAATATTTCAAATTCTTGGGTTTACTTGCTTGAAAATTCGATTTTTGATTTTTTAATGGATCCTTTTAAAAGAACAAAGGGTGCTAGAACTACGGACGTTAATTCTAAAGATTTTGATATTGTTACAGATCTTGAAATAAATTTTGATAGTAATGTTACTTTTCATTGGCCAGATAATAAGATTTCATTTTTAAGTGTTACTGTTGCTAAAGACAATAATTTGATAATTAAGTCTGATACTAAAACAGATGATTTTATGCTTAAGGGAGATTTAAATATAGCAAGTGGTTCTGTTAATTACAATAATAAGAAATTTGTATTCAAAGGTGGTTCATATATATCTTTTAATGAAAATAAGATTAAATTTGATCCATGGGTAGGAATTGAAGCAACAAATACAATTAAAGATGGTAGTGAAAAATTGCTTGTAACTATGAGTATGGATGGTCCTTTGAGCTTATGGAATCTTAAATTTGTATCTTATCCTGTTCGAACGGAACAAGAGATAAAATATCTTTTGTCAAGTGCAATAATTGGAGGTGAACATGGATTGCAGTCTGCAGGTACCAATACGGCTGAGATTGCAATTGGATTAGCTAATGATATTCTTGTGGATTTGGTAGTACAGCCTATTGAAGATTATGTGCGTTCTGTATTAAAATTAGACCTGTTGAGTATAAAGACAGATATATTAAGGAATGCTATTGGTATCTTGGGGAACCCAACTTTTGCAAGTTTTCTTGACAATACAAGTGTTGAGGTGGGTAAATATTTTGCTAATGGTGTTTTTGGTAAGGCAGGGTTTGGTTTTTTAAAAGAGCAAGTAACGCCATTTTCTCAGAATTTAAATTTTAGCGTCAATTTTGGTATTGAACTTGATTCGCCATTTTTCTTTGTTGATTATATTTTTGATTATGATTTCATGAAAAATGGTTTGCATGGCATAGGAAATAAGATATCTATTTCTTGGAGATTTAAGTATTGA
- a CDS encoding thymidine kinase, which yields MSFYLNFANGKKESKLDDMVSISHFDFKNNLNLILVIGPMGSGKTEYAAKIYKDSLIIKNKSLKILDSITKGSRNRANVFFIRNVLDRKRFKDYPENVIPYRGGGSDRISGVGFAGNSFDVEKIIEDNPCYGTFIIDETCFYDERLVFVLNKLALDSNILFVLPTLLYNFRKEIFNNTAKFLIEYSDKICRLGAYCEHANCMDESFLTYRYYFYRGQEIAAPYFDPLLIVGGDETVESAIYPNYATRCARHHYLVGREYFFTVLKPFALLYSQGDKELLEREILCLSGGKCNSNFEKSLLIESKGKCEIEVLKNLLELPFLAERALITLSSEYNILNKDDFKELVNKFSLSKEYIQKILVLKEHKGNFEIS from the coding sequence ATGAGTTTTTATTTAAATTTTGCTAATGGAAAGAAGGAGTCCAAGCTGGATGATATGGTATCTATTAGTCATTTTGATTTTAAAAATAATTTAAATTTAATTCTTGTAATTGGCCCCATGGGTAGCGGAAAGACAGAATATGCGGCTAAGATTTATAAGGATTCTCTTATCATTAAGAATAAGTCTTTAAAAATTTTAGATTCTATAACTAAGGGGAGTAGGAATAGAGCTAATGTATTTTTTATTAGAAATGTGCTTGATAGGAAAAGATTTAAAGATTATCCGGAGAATGTTATTCCTTATAGAGGAGGCGGAAGTGATAGAATTAGCGGAGTTGGGTTTGCGGGTAATTCTTTTGATGTTGAAAAAATAATAGAAGACAATCCTTGTTATGGAACTTTTATTATTGATGAAACTTGTTTTTATGATGAACGCTTGGTTTTTGTTTTAAATAAGCTTGCCTTAGATTCAAACATTTTGTTTGTATTACCTACCTTGCTTTATAATTTTAGAAAAGAAATTTTTAATAATACTGCTAAATTTTTAATAGAATATTCAGATAAAATTTGTCGTCTTGGTGCTTATTGTGAGCATGCTAATTGTATGGATGAATCTTTTTTAACATATAGATATTATTTTTACAGAGGACAAGAAATAGCAGCACCTTACTTTGATCCTTTGTTAATTGTTGGAGGCGATGAAACTGTTGAGTCTGCTATTTATCCGAATTACGCTACAAGGTGTGCTAGACATCATTATCTTGTAGGTAGGGAGTATTTTTTCACTGTTCTTAAGCCTTTTGCACTGCTATATTCTCAAGGAGATAAAGAATTACTTGAGAGAGAAATATTGTGTTTAAGTGGTGGTAAATGCAATTCAAATTTTGAAAAATCTCTTTTAATTGAATCTAAAGGGAAATGTGAAATTGAAGTTTTAAAGAATTTATTAGAATTGCCTTTTTTGGCAGAAAGAGCTTTGATTACGCTTTCATCTGAATATAATATCCTTAACAAGGATGATTTTAAAGAACTTGTTAATAAATTTTCTCTTAGTAAAGAATACATACAAAAGATACTTGTTTTAAAGGAGCATAAGGGAAATTTTGAAATATCTTAA
- a CDS encoding S1C family serine protease: MHKKFFLIIVLIFSCKTIKEIDDKQIYYIPSKSIDSHIENKNFEIALSSFYNLKNNGFEIGQVQIDLRDKALSGIESQYLNLYQKKEYDKALSKLETLNLFGIILHEDKEQLILKHLESLKDKDPMLASFFAKYYSFDNTFSSLKNFIINEKSPSRNVLLDTSVLTVWVNMGTKLLNGNRTPNIALGTAFVIDKLKGYALTNYHVISSQVDKDYKGISSLYVRLPRGKGEKLPAKVISYSQEMDLALIKVAFRVENQFELNYSSNINIGDRIYAMGSPMGLEKTITSGIISGENRELLPVGDSYQIDAAINQGNSGGPVINEAGEFIGLTFAGILNSQGLNFVIPSKWVLKVLPFMYEGGDLKNRWLGFIFSESLGKLEVSYVAPNSPADIGGMRSGDSILSVDSLKFESLRDLQYYILQRKSMVKISYKRDNKNYESYLYPQERPGNIIESILKVDSLKNLMGAFLGLNLNLVSGREYRVTKVFSNRIGSELNFKVNDEIFIYDFKYLKNKRVFVLLLYTKKLFSGYLGAPLQLIIPFDSLAFV, from the coding sequence ATGCATAAAAAATTTTTTCTTATTATTGTATTAATTTTTTCATGCAAAACAATAAAGGAAATAGACGACAAGCAAATTTATTATATTCCGTCTAAAAGTATAGACAGTCATATTGAAAATAAGAATTTTGAAATTGCTCTTTCGAGTTTCTATAATTTGAAAAATAATGGCTTTGAAATTGGTCAAGTTCAAATAGACTTGAGGGATAAAGCTTTGTCTGGAATTGAAAGTCAATATTTGAATCTTTATCAAAAAAAAGAGTATGATAAGGCACTTTCTAAGCTTGAAACTTTAAATTTATTTGGGATTATACTTCATGAAGACAAGGAGCAATTAATCTTAAAGCACCTTGAGAGCTTGAAAGACAAAGATCCAATGCTTGCAAGTTTTTTTGCAAAGTATTATTCGTTTGATAATACTTTTAGTTCTTTAAAGAATTTTATTATTAATGAAAAATCTCCCTCAAGAAATGTATTACTTGATACATCTGTTTTAACAGTTTGGGTCAATATGGGTACTAAATTGTTAAATGGAAATAGAACGCCAAATATTGCCTTAGGAACAGCTTTTGTTATTGATAAACTTAAGGGTTATGCTTTAACTAATTATCATGTGATCAGTTCTCAAGTCGATAAAGATTATAAGGGAATTTCAAGTCTTTATGTCAGACTTCCAAGGGGTAAGGGCGAAAAACTTCCTGCAAAAGTAATTTCTTATTCGCAGGAAATGGATCTTGCTTTAATTAAGGTTGCTTTTAGAGTAGAAAATCAGTTTGAACTAAATTATTCTTCAAATATTAATATTGGAGATAGGATTTATGCAATGGGTTCTCCTATGGGGCTTGAGAAAACTATTACTTCAGGGATAATATCTGGAGAAAATAGGGAATTATTACCTGTGGGTGATTCTTATCAAATAGATGCTGCTATTAATCAGGGAAATTCTGGTGGACCTGTGATAAATGAAGCTGGAGAATTTATTGGGCTTACATTTGCTGGAATTTTAAATTCTCAGGGTCTTAATTTCGTTATACCTTCAAAATGGGTTTTAAAAGTATTACCCTTTATGTATGAAGGTGGAGATTTAAAAAATCGGTGGTTGGGATTTATATTCTCTGAAAGTTTAGGAAAATTAGAAGTATCATATGTGGCTCCTAATTCTCCTGCAGATATTGGTGGAATGAGGAGTGGAGATTCTATTCTTAGTGTTGATTCTTTAAAATTTGAAAGCCTAAGAGACCTTCAATATTATATCTTGCAAAGAAAATCTATGGTAAAAATTTCGTATAAAAGGGATAATAAAAACTATGAAAGTTATCTTTATCCACAAGAGAGACCGGGAAATATTATTGAAAGTATTTTAAAGGTAGATTCTTTAAAGAATTTAATGGGAGCTTTTTTGGGGTTAAATTTAAATTTAGTTTCTGGTAGAGAGTATAGGGTTACTAAAGTGTTTTCCAATAGAATTGGGAGCGAACTTAATTTTAAGGTAAATGATGAGATTTTTATTTATGATTTTAAATATCTTAAAAATAAAAGAGTGTTTGTCTTGTTGCTTTATACTAAAAAACTATTTTCAGGATATTTAGGAGCTCCTTTGCAACTTATTATTCCATTTGATTCTCTTGCTTTTGTATAA
- the tmk gene encoding dTMP kinase, producing the protein MNKVLKNFYCIEGIDGSGKTTIIQRLQELCDNNLKYYFTKEPSEGVIGELIRKQLTNFKNPLQEVSLAHLYTADRHEHLYHPKNGIIEILNKSKIKVITDRYLFSSIAYQGELGLKLNKDFPLPEKLFFIKIDPIIAYKRIQKNRTQLDLLELEAKKLKNIYSRYIEVLKNFEDLLDIVYIENSNEEDLEISTKKIFNLIKF; encoded by the coding sequence GTGAATAAGGTTCTAAAAAATTTCTATTGTATAGAAGGCATAGATGGTAGTGGAAAAACAACTATAATCCAAAGATTACAAGAACTTTGTGATAACAATTTAAAATACTATTTTACAAAAGAACCCTCAGAAGGAGTAATCGGAGAACTTATAAGAAAACAATTAACTAATTTCAAAAATCCTCTACAAGAAGTATCATTAGCACACCTATATACAGCAGACAGACACGAACATCTCTATCATCCAAAAAATGGAATAATAGAGATATTGAATAAATCTAAAATAAAAGTAATAACTGATAGATATTTATTCTCTTCTATAGCATATCAAGGAGAATTGGGACTTAAGTTAAATAAAGATTTTCCACTTCCTGAAAAACTTTTCTTCATAAAAATAGATCCTATCATTGCCTACAAACGAATTCAAAAAAATAGAACACAACTTGACCTTCTTGAACTTGAAGCAAAAAAGCTTAAAAACATCTACTCCAGATACATAGAAGTGCTAAAAAATTTTGAAGATTTACTTGATATAGTTTACATTGAAAATTCAAATGAAGAGGACTTAGAAATAAGTACAAAAAAAATCTTTAATTTAATAAAATTTTAA
- a CDS encoding OmpH family outer membrane protein yields MPLVFLLVFLLPLNIFAIDVTKVGIVDFEKVVIEFLNPQLKSNLEQLKKHYQEKIDALNTEIKDLRRMYDEAVGVHDLDNARSYGNQYNLKIDELKKLTTLAKSNLDQQKQININSINSDGALWSKILNGVQYIAETNGISLVMKKDNPYILYYNSTVDITDDVIKHLNKQ; encoded by the coding sequence ATGCCTTTGGTATTTTTGTTAGTGTTTTTATTGCCATTAAATATTTTTGCAATAGATGTTACAAAGGTAGGTATTGTGGATTTTGAAAAAGTTGTAATTGAATTTTTGAATCCACAGTTAAAATCTAATCTTGAGCAGTTGAAGAAGCATTATCAAGAAAAAATAGATGCTTTGAATACTGAGATTAAAGATTTGAGAAGAATGTATGATGAGGCTGTTGGTGTTCATGATTTAGATAATGCAAGGTCTTATGGTAATCAGTATAATTTGAAGATAGATGAGCTTAAGAAGCTTACAACTTTAGCAAAAAGTAATCTTGACCAACAAAAGCAGATTAATATAAACAGCATTAATAGTGATGGTGCACTTTGGAGCAAAATACTTAATGGAGTTCAGTATATAGCAGAGACTAATGGTATTTCTTTGGTTATGAAAAAGGATAATCCTTATATCCTTTATTATAATAGTACTGTTGATATAACAGATGATGTTATTAAACATTTAAATAAGCAGTAA